Sequence from the Flavobacterium sp. J372 genome:
TATCTCAGGCCTTCGCAGGTACTCTACAACCTGGGTACTGTCAGCAAAAAACACAAGGTTGTTTTTATATCCCAAATCACGGAAAATCTCTTTTAAGATATCCCTGTCATCTTCATCATCTTCAATAATCAGGATGTCCCTGTGTTTTTTCATGTGGTGTATGAGTTTCAATTATTGTGTGAAAATAGCAATTTTTACATGTAACTTCAAATATATCAAATCTTAAAAATTCCTTAAATTATAATTATTGGCACACTTTTAATTTACTAACTTGCATCTGTAACAATAAAGCAATTAATATGAAATCATTTTTGCTCACCATAAGCTTGTTTTTGGCCGCCTCCACTATTTCCCTGGCACAGCAGCCATCAGCAAAAGAAGTATTAGCTACGGCACAGGCGCAGGCTAAGAAAGAAAATAAGAAAGTATTTGTTATGTTTCATGCATCATGGTGCAAGTGGTGCAAAAAGATGGAAAATAACATGCAGACACCTGAATGCAAGCCGCTTTTTGATAAAAATTATGTTACCACATACCTTACCGTACAGGAATCGCCAAAGAACAAATCACTTGAAAATCCCGGCGCAGACGAATTGCTGAAAACTTACAAAGCTGAAAAGTCAGGCATACCGTTTTGGGTGATTCTCGATGCTAACGGAAAAGTTCTTGAAGATTCTTTTAATTCTAAAGGCGAGAATCTTGGCTGCCCTGCTGATGCCGCTGAAGTTGCAGAATTTACACAGATGCTGAAAAATACTTCCAGGCTTACAGACAAAGAGCTTGCCGTGATTGCGAATACATTTACAATTAAAAAATAAACTGATGAAAAAGATATTGTTTTT
This genomic interval carries:
- a CDS encoding thioredoxin family protein — translated: MKSFLLTISLFLAASTISLAQQPSAKEVLATAQAQAKKENKKVFVMFHASWCKWCKKMENNMQTPECKPLFDKNYVTTYLTVQESPKNKSLENPGADELLKTYKAEKSGIPFWVILDANGKVLEDSFNSKGENLGCPADAAEVAEFTQMLKNTSRLTDKELAVIANTFTIKK